tctgcaatgctttcttcaaaaaacataatttcttctggactgaacaaagaaagacatcaatattttggatgacatggtggtgagtaaattatcttgatttttcttttaagaaaatggaatattcctttaatatactaaaaattcacctttagtacttcttaagtacaaaattagtgtgcgaaaataaagcactttaagtacactatggaagtgtactactttttcacctggaaTGCCATGAAGaggtaaaatatttttatggtgTTGTAGCTGTTGTGATGGTTATTTACAATTATTTGCAGTTACGCTATGGACTGGGGATGCACACTATATAATGGTTTATTCATCGTAGCATTGTAAAGATGCTTTTTAGTGGATGCAATGTCAGTTTGACTTCCTCCCTGTAGGGGGAGACAAAAAGCATGTAATACTTATACAGGAATTTGTTCCACAAGTAGGCCATGTCTCTTCCCAAATCCCTCTGTGGGGTACACCACTTCTCAGTTGGTCTCATCCACTGCGTATTCCCCACCTCTTTGTTCTGTCACCATCCTCAACCACTGACGTCCCACAGCACACATTCTGCACCATATTTAGTGAACTCCAGGGTGCCTTTCTGGAGTGTGTTTTAGCACTGTCTGTTTTATACTTGGCTCCAAGCTGATTCACAGACAGGAGTCCCGGATGCATACACAACCATAACCAAATGTAACCTTTGGTTTGATGGGgattaaaaatgatttttttcatttatgtgTTCATACACATTGTAAAGATGGATTTGCATagtaggtgccctttaaaaataaatgtatgtatttaaagatTAAGCTTTAAAGATAAAGGTTAAAGATTTCATCATTCTGTCCCAatatgtcataatttttttctatttgttgTAAACATGCTTGAGACAAAACATTCTGATAGTGTAGAATAATGTATGCCCACATGCTTAACGTTTGTTAACAAGATCGTATCATGTTCATTTTCAAACACATGAAGTAAATGCCTGTAACCACTCTATATACACAGGAATGTGTATATAAATCAGGGTTTGACATTACAGCGGTGCCTATAGTATTGCTCTTTCCGCGTGAATAGTCTCGAGCTATAGAAATGAATGTAATCCTCTCCTTTCACATGTTTCAGCATCAATGGACAATACTGCTCAGTTAAGGAAACACAGTAGAGGCTCCACTATATATTACATCAACAATAACCCTGATTAATCACAGAGAGAAACTGTACATGCACTGAAATATACATGTGTATTATTCAATGTAAAGTATTTTAGATGGTCGACTATATATTTATGCTTTTGGCAAacactttaatccaaagtgactcacagaaagaaagaaagaaagaaaaatgcaATTGGCATATcaccttttatccaaagtgactcacacaaagaaaataaaagaaagcgagctagctaaaaaaaaaagaaagaaaaaagattagaaagagaaacaaaatgtacatttgGCATTTCACCTTCACCTAAAGTGATTcacaaaaagaaaagaaagaaagaacgagcgaaagaaagaaagaaaaaagaaaataaatagaaacaaaaTCTACATTTGGCATTTcaatttttatccaaagtgactcacAAAAtgagaagaaaagaaagaaaggaaaacaaaatgtacatttgacattttactttttttatccaAAGGGACTCGcacaaagaaaagaaagaaagaacagactaaaaacagaaagaaaaaagaagagaaagaaaaacaaaatctacATTTGACATTTCACCTTTACCGAAAGTGACTCACAAAAAGAGAAGAAAGAACGAGCGAAAataaaaagagaagaaaaataaacaaaatttacatttgccATTTcactttttatccaaagtgactcacAAAAtgagaagaaaagaaagaaaggaaaacaaaatgtacatttggcattttactttttttatctaaaGGGACTCAcacaaagaaaagaaagaaagaacagactaaaaacagaaagaaaaaagaatagaaagaaaaacaaaatctacATTTGACATTTCAGCTTCACCTATGACTtacaaaaagaaaagaaagaacgagcgaaaagaaaagaaaaataaacaaaatctaCATTTGGCATTTcaatttttatccaaagtgactcacaaaaagagaagaaagaaagaaagaaagaatgaaagaaagaaagaatgaaagaaagaaagaaagaaagaaaaacaaaatctacATTTGGCATGCCATGTCactttttatccaaagtaactcaaaaaaagaaaggaaaggaaaagaaaagaaaagaaagaacaaCAAAATATACATCTGGCATTTCACCTaaagtgaaaaaataaatattataaatatataaataaaataaattaaaaaagtacgagtgaaagaaaaaagaaaaacaaaatacacaGATTTAATTGGCATTTcactttttatccaaagtgactcacaaaaagaaaagaaagaaaaatagaaaaagaaagaacaacaaaattttaatttggCATTACACCTTCACCTAAAGTGTCtaacaaaaagaaagaaaaaataaaataaaatatacatttggcATTTCACTGTTCATCCAAAGTGACTCACAAAAAGaaaagtaagaaagaaagaaagaaagaaagaaagaaagaaagaaagaaagtaagaaagaaagaaagaaagaaaaagaaataaaaaatatgcccattggcagattattttgcttgttttatgcacaaaatcacaaaaaattgatatttttggtctaaaaactagacttatatgttcttgtgttgttttgctcatccaaaaaagcatcttaatttaataattttttgatatttttactgaaaacaagacaaaaatactaggaatttttttcttgaaaataattttttgctgtgTTGGCATTTCACTTATTTATCCAAGGTGagtcaaaaaagaaaagaaagaaagatttgATTTTAAGAAACCTAACATAAGGTCCAGCTCAGAGCTGCAGGATCATACAGAAGTCAATTACATGCATGAGTTCTCTCAGATGAGTGAAGTCTCATATTCAGATCAGCCATTATCATGTCAGCATGCAGCTCTTGTCTCTCACTGATGGTTTTCTATATCGCTCTGCTGGTAACGTTGGTGTCCCAAAGTAACGGAGGCTGTCAGGATGCGGCTCTGTGTTGCGTTGGTCAAAACCTCTCATGTATAACTGAAGGCTGGAGAGAAGATCGCTCGTACGGGGACTGTTACTGCGACCAGGCATGCAAGACGACATTGGACTGTTGTCATGACTATGACCTTGCCTGTCCAGGTTTCTTGCatttcatattttcatttttaacaagCATTAATTATATTGATATAAAGCTTATTGCATATGGATACAGTTTAGTGTTGCACTACATTTTTGTTTGCAGTTTTATTAACCTTTATCAACTTTTTGCATGTTCCTGTGGTGTAATAAAATTTTTACaagtataaatatttaatgtatgAGGAGGTCAAAAACGCTGAATGCATAAGATTTAGATTTAAAGTATagcatgttttaaaataaatgtactataaAGGGTTCTTCACAGCCATGCCACAAACCTTTTATGaaccattatttttaagagtgtaggacAACATGTTTTAAATGCATTCTTGCCATatcttttaaaaagttttttgtgtgtACTGTAGCCATACCCTGCATTGTGAGTGAATGGAGCGTATGGTCTGGCTGCATGGAGTCGTGTAAGCCCACCGTGCGCACCAGACTCAGACAGGTGATCCAGGAGGCACGTAATGGTGGAGAACCCTGTCCCTCTCTACAGCAGACCGCAGGCAGCGCAAAATACCAAGACCAGCACGGGACCTGTCTGCAATCACTGGGTATACTTTAATATTCATttctacatttatgcattttatccaaagcgactttcATGGTATAGATTTTCAcaagtatgtgtgttccctggaaatCAAATGCACaaccttttatccaaagtgactcacacgaacaaagaaagaaagaacaacaAAATATGCATTTAGCATTTCACCTTCACCTAAAGTGACTCACAAAAAGTaaggaaaagaaaagaaataacaatcgaaagaatgaaagaaagaaaaactaaatataCATTTGGCACTTcactttttatccaaagtgactcacaaaaagaaaagtaaggaaagaaagaaagaaa
This genomic interval from Misgurnus anguillicaudatus chromosome 8, ASM2758022v2, whole genome shotgun sequence contains the following:
- the LOC129451250 gene encoding somatomedin-B and thrombospondin type-1 domain-containing protein; this encodes MSACSSCLSLMVFYIALLVTLVSQSNGGCQDAALCCVGQNLSCITEGWREDRSYGDCYCDQACKTTLDCCHDYDLACPAIPCIVSEWSVWSGCMESCKPTVRTRLRQVIQEARNGGEPCPSLQQTAGSAKYQDQHGTCLQSLVPALITTGGYGNARKKREISDLSNITGYCVEFKLTSLTVACQHSISPHTRWMRYLKEGHQVCVECQPPALTQGQRYCSGDGESSGWQMTFSLQWQAVGNSKCRGVWRRVRRRDSCSCPTAHSFLFI